From the genome of Streptomyces sp. NBC_01116, one region includes:
- a CDS encoding ketoacyl-ACP synthase III family protein, with translation MRTENLYLAGIGSHLPPLYPAERAVAEGLYEEAARESSGMLSAAVSESTPAPDMAVDAARAALAGSGHTPDDFGILLHSYTYHQGPDGWSAGHYVLRNTLDRPIPAVEIKQGCLGMLASVEAAANRLIANPTHEAALITTGDNYSTPGVRRWQASGLFVLADAGSAVVLSRRSGFARLLAVGSLSDPSMEILHRAGEDLFPPGVTRGRGLNFSERAEKVREQWAAGQAPPIKNFGDRVAEIAERTLKEAGLTLDQVSRVCHVGFARPALEAMFLLPLDVPEEKNDWEHVRTIGHTGAADLFLGLEHLWRGGEVGPGDNVLLIGASTGMEAGAAVVRITESAPEAE, from the coding sequence ATGAGGACCGAGAACCTGTATCTCGCCGGGATCGGCAGCCACCTGCCGCCCCTGTACCCGGCCGAACGCGCGGTAGCCGAGGGGCTGTACGAGGAGGCGGCGAGGGAGTCCTCGGGCATGCTCTCCGCCGCCGTCAGCGAGTCGACGCCCGCCCCCGACATGGCCGTCGACGCGGCCCGTGCCGCCCTGGCCGGATCCGGCCACACGCCGGACGACTTCGGCATCCTGCTGCACAGCTACACCTACCACCAGGGCCCCGACGGCTGGTCGGCCGGGCACTACGTCCTCAGGAACACCCTCGACCGCCCGATCCCCGCGGTGGAGATCAAGCAGGGCTGCCTCGGCATGCTCGCCTCGGTGGAGGCCGCGGCGAACCGGCTCATCGCCAACCCCACGCACGAGGCCGCGCTCATCACGACCGGCGACAACTACTCCACGCCGGGCGTGCGGCGCTGGCAGGCCTCCGGGCTCTTCGTGCTCGCCGACGCCGGATCGGCCGTGGTGCTCTCCCGCCGCTCCGGTTTCGCGCGGCTCCTCGCCGTCGGCTCGCTGTCCGACCCCTCGATGGAGATCCTGCACCGGGCGGGCGAGGACCTCTTCCCGCCGGGCGTCACCCGGGGGAGGGGCCTGAACTTCTCCGAGCGGGCCGAGAAGGTCCGTGAGCAGTGGGCCGCCGGCCAGGCCCCGCCGATCAAGAACTTCGGCGACCGGGTCGCCGAGATCGCCGAGCGCACCCTGAAAGAGGCCGGCCTCACCCTCGACCAGGTCAGCCGCGTCTGCCACGTCGGCTTCGCGCGGCCGGCACTGGAGGCGATGTTCCTGCTGCCGCTGGACGTCCCCGAGGAGAAGAACGACTGGGAGCACGTCCGCACCATCGGGCACACCGGGGCCGCCGACCTGTTCCTCGGCCTCGAACACCTCTGGCGCGGCGGCGAGGTCGGCCCCGGCGACAACGTCCTGCTGATCGGCGCCAGTACCGGCATGGAGGCCGGCGCCGCCGTCGTACGCATCACCGAGTCCGCGCCCGAAGCCGAGTGA
- a CDS encoding phenylacetate--CoA ligase family protein — MSLPRPEPGDWSNPAELARLQAAELPRVIAQAMRSPFYASRYAGRAAPSGAADFAGIELTTKQDLRDQYPFGMLAVDREKLATYHESSGTSGEPTASYYTDEDWTDLAERYARKWVGITPADTFLVRTPYGLVITAHLAQAAGRLRGATIVPGDARSLATPLPRMVRVMRALDVTLTWCNPTEIMMLAATAKAAGLRPEKDFPALRAMFTAAEPLTEVRRQRISEIWGGIPIVEEYGSTETGTIAGQCPRGSLHLWADRAVFEVWDPHTGTLSATGRGQLVVTPLYREAMPLLRYNLADDVEVADGGCACDWVLPTVRVLGRAGAGYPVGSGTVTQQRLEELVFGLPIAYEVMFWRARAEPDLLRVEFEAPDAVRERAVKELARLIDRELGVPHDIAGLPLGTLVPTSALTAQRDILKARYLFGEGEDWDKAVMYA, encoded by the coding sequence ATGTCGTTGCCGCGTCCGGAACCGGGCGACTGGTCCAACCCCGCCGAACTCGCGCGCCTCCAGGCGGCCGAGCTGCCCAGGGTGATCGCCCAGGCGATGCGTTCGCCCTTCTACGCCTCCCGCTACGCGGGCCGTGCGGCACCGTCCGGGGCGGCGGACTTCGCCGGGATCGAGCTGACCACCAAGCAGGACCTGCGTGACCAGTACCCGTTCGGGATGCTCGCCGTCGACCGCGAGAAGCTCGCCACGTACCACGAGTCCAGCGGCACGTCCGGCGAGCCGACGGCCTCGTACTACACCGACGAGGACTGGACCGACCTGGCCGAGCGCTACGCCCGCAAGTGGGTCGGCATCACCCCCGCGGACACCTTCCTCGTCCGCACCCCCTACGGCCTGGTCATCACCGCTCACCTCGCCCAGGCGGCCGGTCGGCTGCGCGGGGCCACCATCGTGCCGGGCGACGCCCGTTCGCTGGCCACGCCGCTGCCCCGGATGGTGCGGGTGATGCGCGCCCTGGACGTCACCCTCACCTGGTGCAACCCCACCGAGATCATGATGCTCGCGGCCACCGCGAAGGCCGCCGGGCTCCGCCCGGAGAAGGACTTCCCCGCCCTGCGGGCGATGTTCACCGCCGCCGAACCCCTCACCGAGGTGCGGCGGCAGCGGATCAGCGAGATCTGGGGCGGCATCCCGATCGTCGAGGAGTACGGCTCCACCGAAACGGGCACCATCGCCGGCCAGTGCCCGCGCGGGTCCCTGCACCTGTGGGCGGACCGCGCGGTCTTCGAGGTGTGGGACCCGCACACCGGGACGCTCTCCGCCACCGGCCGCGGCCAGCTGGTGGTGACCCCGCTGTACCGCGAGGCCATGCCCCTGCTGCGCTACAACCTCGCCGACGACGTCGAGGTCGCCGACGGCGGCTGCGCCTGCGACTGGGTCCTGCCCACGGTCCGGGTGCTGGGCCGGGCCGGCGCGGGGTATCCCGTCGGTTCCGGCACGGTCACCCAGCAGCGCCTGGAGGAGCTGGTGTTCGGCCTGCCCATCGCGTACGAGGTGATGTTCTGGCGGGCCAGGGCCGAACCGGACCTGCTGCGCGTCGAGTTCGAGGCGCCGGACGCCGTACGCGAACGGGCCGTCAAGGAGCTGGCCCGGCTGATCGACCGCGAGCTCGGCGTACCGCACGACATCGCCGGACTCCCGCTCGGCACGCTGGTCCCCACCTCGGCGCTCACCGCCCAGCGCGACATCCTCAAGGCCCGCTACCTCTTCGGCGAGGGCGAGGACTGGGACAAGGCGGTCATGTACGCATGA